The genomic interval TGTTCGCCTGACTCCAGCAGGAGGTTTTTGACTTTTGCCATGGTGTGCATGGTGTGGACCAGCGGCACACCCCAGAGCTCCGAGAGCTCCAGGCCGGCGATCCCGGACACCCAATAGTGCGAATGGATGACGTCGTAGCGGCCGTGCGGCTGGCGCTGGCGGATCTGCTCGATCTCGGCCACCATATGGTGCAGCAGCCCCGGCAGTTCTTCCTTGGGGATCTTCCGCGGCGGCCCGGCCAGCACGTTGTGGACGCACACACCGGGATCCGGATGTTCGACGGCAGCCTGCTTGGCTGACGTGGAGCGCGTGAAGATCTCCACCTCTACGCCGGTCTCGGCGAGCGCGGAGGCCAGTTCCCGGATGTAGACGTTCATGCCGCCGGCGTCGCCGGAGCCTGGCTGCTCCATCGGGGAGGTGTGGAGGGAGAGTAACGCGACCCTGCGGATCAATGTCATGGCTTCTCCTTCCCACCGCTGGCGCGGCGTGGGCCCCGCTGTTGCCCACTCGGTAAAACACTACTCCAGCCGCTCCCGGGCGGCCTCCCGGCACGTGGCTGGCTGCTAACGTGGCGCGTGTGTATGCAGCCACATCCCCGCCCAGTTCCGCAGAATATTCGATCCGCCCCGCCACGGACGCCGACTGGCCAGGCATGTGGGAGGTGCTGGAGCCAGTCATCCGGTCGGGCGAGACGTTCACCTGGGACCGGGACACCACGGAGGACGACGCCCGGGCCCGCTGGTTCAAGGATGCCCCCGGCCAGGCGTTTGTGGCCGTGACGGCCGACGGCGGCGTGATCGGCACCGGCGAGCTGCATCCCAACCAGGGCGGCGCGGGCAGCCACGTGGCCAACGCCGGCTACATGGTCCACAGCGGCCACGGCGGCAAAGGCGTGGCACGGGCTTTGTGCGCCTACTCCCTGGAGGCGGCCCGGGACGCGGGCTTCCGGGCCATGCAGTTCAACGCCGTCGTGGAAATCAATGTCCGCGCGGTGGCCGTCTGGCAGGGGATGGGCTTCGAAATCCTCGCCACCATTCCTGAGGCGTTCAAGCACCCGACGCTGGGATATGTGGGCCTGCACGTGATGTACCGGAAGCTCTAGCCGCGCCAAAGCCCCAGCAGCGAAGGGAACTCGCGCTCGTAGCCGGCCAGCAGCTTGGCACCGAGGGCAGGGGAGTCCACCAGGGGATGCCGGCCAAAAGCGTCGACGGCGGCCGCCCGGTCGCCGTGCGTCGCTGCCCGGACGGTGAGCCGCTCAACGTCCTTGACGCGCCGGAGGAGGGTGAGTTGCTCCGCTCCCGGAGCTGACTGCGGAAGCGGCACCGCGCCGTCGGGCGTTACCGTGCAGGGGACCTCGACGACGGCGTCCGCCGGCAGTCCCGGAATGGCCGGTTCCGCGGAGGTGCTGCCGTGGGCGGTCACCCCGCCAGGATCGGACGGAAGAGTGTTGGGCGTGTTGAGGATGAGCTGGGCGTCCCCGGCCCCTGCCAGCGCGCGCATCACGGCCAGGGCGACGCGTTCGTAGCCCCCGCCGGCAAGGTCGGCCTCGTCGCGCTGCTCGCCGTGGGTCCGGGCCTCGGCGAGGTAGCCTTCCTCCCGCGAGCGGCGGGCGGCGTCCCACAACGCGTAGGCGTCCGTTCCGGCTGAGGCGAGCCGCGGGTACAGCTCGGCCTGCTGGTGGTGGATGGACTCGCCGCGGGTCTGGGCCATGGCGCGCATGGCCGCGGCGGCGCCGTCCCGCTGGTAGTAGTAATAGAGGTATTCGTTGGGCAGGGCGCCGAGTTCCTTGAGGAACGGCTGCGGGAAGAGCCGGCCTTCCTCGAAGGTACCGAGGGCGCCGGGGTCCGACAGCAGTGCGGGCAGCAGATCCTGGCCGCCGGACTCCAGCCGGTAGAGCCAGCCCAGGTGGTTCAGCCCGTAGTAGCCCACGCCGTCGAGCCTTCCGTCCGGCAGCGCCAGGCCGGCGGCGCGGGCCGCCCGCTGCACCAGCCCGCCCGCGGAATCGCAGATCCCGATGACCCTCCGGCCAAGGACCGGCAGCAGGGCTTCGGTGACCATGCCGGCCGGGTTGGTGAAGTTGATCAGCCAGGCGTCCGGGCAGTGTTCCTGCATCTGCCGGGCAAGGTGCAGCATCTCGGGGATGGTTCGCAGGGCGTAGGAGATGCCGCCCGCGCCGGTGGTTTCCTGGCCGAGCAGGCCAAGGTCCTGGGCCACGCGTTCGTCGTTGATCCGGCCGGCCGTGCCGCCCGGGCGGATCGCCGCGAACACCAGGTCTGTACCCGCCAGGGCCTCCGGCAGGGAGGTGGTGGTGCGCACGGTGGGTGGCTGGGCACGAGCGTTGGCGCCGGCGGAAGCACCGCCGTCGGATTCGGGCATGGCGCGCAGTACCGCGCTGATGGCGCTGAGGCGGGCGGGGTCGACGTCGAACAGCACCAGTTCGCTGACCAGCCCCGCAAACGCGCGGGACGCCAGAGCCCGGTACACAACCGGCACGCGGAATCCGCCGCCGCCGGCAATCATAAGCCGCATAGTCAGCAGTCTAGGGGGCCGCCGGGCGCGCCCCTACCGTGCGGCCGCGGCAGGGCGTAGTCTGCCGGACATGGACGCCATCCCGGACCGCCGCTTCGATCCGCTCTCAACCGTCCGCGCACCGTCCGACGGCGGGTTCGACCTGCTGCTGGCAGGCACGGTTTTCCAAGACATCATCTTCACCGGATTGCCGCACGCGCCCGAGCCGGGCACGGAAATCTGGAGCGAAGGCATGGGCAGCTGCCCCGGCGGCGTCGCGAACCAGGCCATTGCGGCGGCGAGGCTGGGACTGCGCACGGGACTCGCAGCCGCCTTCGGCGACGACGGCTACGGCGACTACAACTGGAAAATCCTGGCCGGGCAGGAACACGTGGACCTGAGCCTGTCGCGCCGCATCCCTGGGTGGCATTCCCCGGTTACCGTCTCACTCAGCGTCCAGAACGACCGTTCGCTGGTGACGCATGGCCACCCGGCCCCCGTGACGTCGTCGGAACTGATCGGTTCGCCGCCGCAGGCGCTCGCCGGCATTGCCGCATTGGACGCTGAGATCGAGCCGTGGGCGGTGGCCGCGCACCAGGCGGGGGTCAAGCTGTTCGGGGACGTGGGCTGGGATCCCAGCGGGGAGTGGGCTCCGGTGCGGCTGGAGAACCTGCAGTATTTCCATGCTTTCCTGCCCAACCAGCGTGAGGCCATGGCGTTCACGGGGAAGGACAATCCGTGGTCCGCGCTGTACGCGCTGGCGGACCGCGTGCCCGTGGCCGTGGTGACGCTCGGCGCGCAGGGTGCCATGGCCGTGGACTCGGAAACCGGAGAGGAAGAGTGGGTGCCGTCGCTGCCGGTGGCCGCCTACGATCCCACCGGGGCCGGCGATTGCTTCGACGCGGCCTTCATCGTGGGCAGCCTGGCCGGCTGGCCGCTGGGCAACCGGCTCCGCTTTGCCAACCTCTGCGCCTCCCTGGCCGTGCAGGAGGTGGGCGGATCGCTGGCGGCGCCTGGCTGGGGAGACATCGCCGACTGGTGGAAGCGGGCCAACTCCCGGCCGGAACGCCAGAGCAGCCAGTGGCTTCGCCGCTTCGGTTTCCTGGAAGACATTGTCAGCGACGTCCCGCTGGCAGCGCAGCGCCGGGCCACCGCCACCATCGCGCACCTGTCCGACGCCTGACACCGTGGCGCCCGGAACAGTGCGCCCGGAACGCGGCGCGATTATCCCGCCCCGAGCCCCCGCACTAGAATCACTAGGGTGACTTATCCCGTAACAACCGGTGACTTCCGCGCGGCCTCAGGACCTGATCCTCAGTACGAGCGGTCCGCCGTCATTGACCTGGACGCCATCCGCCACAACGTGCGGCGGCTGGCGGACGCGGCCTCACCCGCGAAGGTCATGGCCGTGGTGAAGGCCGACGCCTACGGACACGGCGCGGTTCCGGTGGCCCGGGCCGCCCTCGAAGCCGGCGCATCCTGGCTGGGCGTAGCGCACATCTCCGAGGCGCTGGCACTGCGGGCCGCGGGCATCGACGCCCCCCTGCTGGCCTGGCTGCACACGGCGGAAAGCAACTTCGCCGCAGCGGTGGCTGCCGGCGTCGACATCGGCTGCTCCGGCTGGGAACTGGACCGGATTGTGGCCGCCGCGCGGGACCAGGAACGTCCCGCCCGGATCCACCTGAAAGTGGACACGGGCCTGGGCCGGAACGGCGTAGCGCTCGATGCCTGGGACCAGCTGCTGGGCGAAGCCATGGAGTACCAGGACCAGGGCCTCCTGCGCGTGGTGGGCATCTTCTCCCACCTGTCCGTGGCAGATGAACCCCAACGGCCGGAAACCGATGAACAATTGGCGGCCTTTCGCGAGGTGCTGGCTGTGGCCGAGGACGCCGGTGTGGACCCCGAAGTCCGCCACCTGGCCAACACCCCCGCCACGCTGTCCCGCCCCGATACTCACTTTGACATGGTCCGCGTGGGCCTTGGCATCTACGGCCTGTCGCCCTTTGAAGGCCAGACGTCCGCCGAACTGGGCCTCCGCCCCGCGATGACGCTGCGGACGCTGGTGTCCCAGTGCAAGCAGGTCCCCGACGGGCAGGGCGTCTCCTACGGCCTGCGCTACCGCACCAGCGGCCCCAGCACCCTGGCGCTGATCCCGCTGGGCTACGCCGACGGTGTGCCCCGCATTGCAACCGGCGGTCCCGTCCGGGTGGCCGGCCGGACCTACCCCGTGGTGGGCCGGATCGCCATGGACCAGATGGTCATCGACCTCGGCAACATCGGCCCCGCGGGTGCGGAGCTCTTCGGCGCCGAGGCGGTGCTGTTCGGGAACGGGGACGACGGCGGGCCCACCGCGGATGAATGGGCGGTCGCCGCCGGCACGAACAACTACGAGATCGTGACCCGGATCAGCCCGCGGGTGCCCCGCCGGTACATTAACGACAGTCCCGCCGTCGAGCCTTCCGACAGCCGCACTGACGGCGACGCTCACGACGCCGGGCAGGCGACACCGTGAGCGTGCCGGGGGTGGCGGAGCGGCCCACCTGGGAACAGACGCTGAGAGTCACGACGGCGGATGAGACGCACGCGCTCGGTGCCGCTTTAGGGGCGGAGCTGCAGGCCGGGGATCTGTTGGTGCTGACCGGCGAGCTGGGTGCCGGGAAGACCACCTTCACGCAGGGGCTCGGCGAAGGCCTGGGCGTGCGCGCAGGAATTATTTCTCCCACGTTTGTCCTGGTCCGCATCCATCCCAACCTGCCCGACGGCCCGCGGCCCGGTGGCCCGGACCTCGTGCACGTGGACGCGTACCGGCTGGGGTCGGCGTCGGAAATTGACGATATTGACCTGGAAAACACGCTGGACTCGTCCGTGACCGTCGTGGAGTGGGGGCGCGGCCGGGTGGAGCACCTGAGCGAGAGCCGGCTGGAAGTGGACCTGCACCGGGCGATCGGGCTGGACGCCATAGGGGCCGCGGAACCAATGCCCGGCCACACCGAAATCCTCGACTTTGACACCGAGGACCTCGACGAACCCCGCACTATCGTGCTGCGCGGGTTTGGTCCCCGCTGGAGCATGAAACCTGTCCTCGGCGGCGCCTTCGAAGGGACACCGTGATGCTTATTCTTGCCATCGACACCTCCGCCGTGGCCAGTGCTGCGCTGGTCTCGGACGACGCCCTCGAAGGCGTGGTGGCCAGCTTCTCCACCGA from Pseudarthrobacter sp. SSS035 carries:
- a CDS encoding GNAT family N-acetyltransferase — its product is MWEVLEPVIRSGETFTWDRDTTEDDARARWFKDAPGQAFVAVTADGGVIGTGELHPNQGGAGSHVANAGYMVHSGHGGKGVARALCAYSLEAARDAGFRAMQFNAVVEINVRAVAVWQGMGFEILATIPEAFKHPTLGYVGLHVMYRKL
- a CDS encoding 6-phospho-beta-glucosidase, coding for MRLMIAGGGGFRVPVVYRALASRAFAGLVSELVLFDVDPARLSAISAVLRAMPESDGGASAGANARAQPPTVRTTTSLPEALAGTDLVFAAIRPGGTAGRINDERVAQDLGLLGQETTGAGGISYALRTIPEMLHLARQMQEHCPDAWLINFTNPAGMVTEALLPVLGRRVIGICDSAGGLVQRAARAAGLALPDGRLDGVGYYGLNHLGWLYRLESGGQDLLPALLSDPGALGTFEEGRLFPQPFLKELGALPNEYLYYYYQRDGAAAAMRAMAQTRGESIHHQQAELYPRLASAGTDAYALWDAARRSREEGYLAEARTHGEQRDEADLAGGGYERVALAVMRALAGAGDAQLILNTPNTLPSDPGGVTAHGSTSAEPAIPGLPADAVVEVPCTVTPDGAVPLPQSAPGAEQLTLLRRVKDVERLTVRAATHGDRAAAVDAFGRHPLVDSPALGAKLLAGYEREFPSLLGLWRG
- a CDS encoding carbohydrate kinase family protein; protein product: MDAIPDRRFDPLSTVRAPSDGGFDLLLAGTVFQDIIFTGLPHAPEPGTEIWSEGMGSCPGGVANQAIAAARLGLRTGLAAAFGDDGYGDYNWKILAGQEHVDLSLSRRIPGWHSPVTVSLSVQNDRSLVTHGHPAPVTSSELIGSPPQALAGIAALDAEIEPWAVAAHQAGVKLFGDVGWDPSGEWAPVRLENLQYFHAFLPNQREAMAFTGKDNPWSALYALADRVPVAVVTLGAQGAMAVDSETGEEEWVPSLPVAAYDPTGAGDCFDAAFIVGSLAGWPLGNRLRFANLCASLAVQEVGGSLAAPGWGDIADWWKRANSRPERQSSQWLRRFGFLEDIVSDVPLAAQRRATATIAHLSDA
- the alr gene encoding alanine racemase, with product MTYPVTTGDFRAASGPDPQYERSAVIDLDAIRHNVRRLADAASPAKVMAVVKADAYGHGAVPVARAALEAGASWLGVAHISEALALRAAGIDAPLLAWLHTAESNFAAAVAAGVDIGCSGWELDRIVAAARDQERPARIHLKVDTGLGRNGVALDAWDQLLGEAMEYQDQGLLRVVGIFSHLSVADEPQRPETDEQLAAFREVLAVAEDAGVDPEVRHLANTPATLSRPDTHFDMVRVGLGIYGLSPFEGQTSAELGLRPAMTLRTLVSQCKQVPDGQGVSYGLRYRTSGPSTLALIPLGYADGVPRIATGGPVRVAGRTYPVVGRIAMDQMVIDLGNIGPAGAELFGAEAVLFGNGDDGGPTADEWAVAAGTNNYEIVTRISPRVPRRYINDSPAVEPSDSRTDGDAHDAGQATP
- the tsaE gene encoding tRNA (adenosine(37)-N6)-threonylcarbamoyltransferase complex ATPase subunit type 1 TsaE; its protein translation is MSVPGVAERPTWEQTLRVTTADETHALGAALGAELQAGDLLVLTGELGAGKTTFTQGLGEGLGVRAGIISPTFVLVRIHPNLPDGPRPGGPDLVHVDAYRLGSASEIDDIDLENTLDSSVTVVEWGRGRVEHLSESRLEVDLHRAIGLDAIGAAEPMPGHTEILDFDTEDLDEPRTIVLRGFGPRWSMKPVLGGAFEGTP